Proteins encoded together in one Thermoplasmatales archaeon BRNA1 window:
- a CDS encoding Listeria/Bacterioides repeat protein gives MNNSSDSVADGYTHEVTYYRNQNANDNVTVTVSYEGIIATEYNPAYWKGTFTGDFSDSGVKLATNWTPPSGTYRYDGKNVTLSKVFAGWSTVRTPSNASQIYDPGDVIPSSIDCLYAFWVFPDTWGNGNTRNATVSYDSDKTRHAGESSVYDFIDPMYVRQYHFSGNVSLGNITFKTGTYRTYAAYSNPNSFSPIELTIGGKISLGGNAIVDNVVLKSKSDPQFSNNHGNDTRYGFFACGHKLIMGSGLTSSNMTLNDMTITGPQVYGGGPEDITQAAVTGKEIVSGYYTSESQDQSSLYGLTVNLGTFVIIHSGVYANVIGGGSSTIGSSGNPLSTYLVLKGGTVLDTLCAGNVPLGKTIYGAAYASYDLAPVTARQGGTFLYIIGATTPGDTWSSAAVGHSEDYGVQIREAAAVVGGSTQAEVIGSTHVFLSGTASVWDAQGGGRSGTYSLTTFGYIEASGSAIVRHAMCGGLTDGKENATATRVIGTQVVATDGIRIGMLCGAGFDVWRLPSMLMYESKSIDVIVDGGTIGFVYGGGFRGTVGSPGNDLDINVTISGGTVQYDVFGGGRGGLEKVVLKPDGSLYKHGKAYADTTGASVCYADINVTISGGTVNGDVYGGGESIAPLKTYKGEEFPASSIRTVVAEVYGTVTVTVGDGATVNGGVYGAGKGIKLDDSGNVIPSYVNAAGQVVESDYYSKVILATDSGFIFNDWFAKATSDDMTIEYYSLSDLAESAEDLGNPELVDCLLDYAKANNDCTVTVNGGSISHSVYGGGGMGLVSADTSVVINGGEIGGDVFGGGLGAPDRTSVSGNASVLVAGGTIHGSVYGGSAYGLVIGNIAVTINGGTVEGAVYGGGLGTLNSTSVRGNRNITLRGARISGSVYGGSSLGTDYGDSVLIVVSGNIGMSLYGGGFKGTTNGSSFIYVGYTDAGVSEYFGERLDLTIGQSVYGGGDIGQLGDGQQPFDPSKHIFTGNSTINICASYLNISFTGSIFGSGNSCIIDGTSSIQVKDLNLPARMESIHRANTVLIWSSTLSLSGRECSDGTNTRYSFYDIGSLSIRDGTTLYLYAQMEKILGYNSLGVDGNPSVSSSPSNRVVICDGTVFVIKSTGNSGVTYNNVTGYTTLSLMNTESYYGAYAIGGVASTGGFVIERQGSYTVADTMFSASCRCWFLSGTIQITQSVVTDANDGTASTFLTMPKVSQSTGVRFVSGYFAPNSSSYHLVDDIGGQGEGYFSVNVGSDDTEGYVTFDSASGVMVPQNINSSTCIDDAFSAYIQNPSQEYTTDLQAYIGLSVEGTTYGVNLYVGYVMVYFQEITMVDYTDSEGLTQHMVVVQNRCEAKIDIYTSGSALVDGKPNIKSTMDLEITTISGSGSTNVILPQGLVGYDVTVRSLSYTGSTFPISVASVKNDFSSVGWNSLLQRQYSSAAVGINESIGTTLGAYMATIQFSVSNLEGSEIKQCTFVMKVEKGGVYKEFTVNISVKVSDPIKITFYDRYDGGNHFSRDFTYGTVISGGDCPATSDNFVGWYQDSSFNNPYNFNTPLTAPITLYARYAFSVTFNNMNGTSSMVYIESEGTTLSTPRPDPTWVGYEFQGWYTTLDGNVKWNFSDDLIPGADTINGDVVIYAHWNGLPIKVRFQYDPNFGVGTRGTADLEVNDEVLIDTVLIGGTFGAADSHNDFIQYATDAMEALISESNNVNNVRFIRWQVWYDDAPVFQVYDDTEVPTNISSYLQAFPDGQAYLVLYADLQSTAITVIMDKNGCYIKGETDYSSSIEIVAPTVHLEYPVGNDPEDLHYTFFGNNATCSQGFRLIGWCTTHRVNDDGAVFVPIDTEWSLSTSLFDEEHNTLTLYAIWEEIDYTMNIVSPYGGAITVFDEHGARVVETTLTVHYGDTYTLSYAPGDSGYIFNNWYLNGEGSFDDAVGNPAVLTVTGNCAVYVQLTGTTNVSILVTLNGGTDDGLSISFAKGSEYNSLTYSGTQIVDDVTYSRYSVDTSVGVFGVTVRDGQGAYNNVGTVTVGSTGITSGQIVNIVTVDSSGVTGAQYLDTRIPTYLAYDGSFSFSVPAHYESAGLAATQGGSPVMTGSDALGYTVASAQKLAIIVVGTISPETYTVTYRVVGASGTFSFSNSEVVYPYITDVDYGDTASVMTVYAKDGNVYREVNVRAQLQPQDGFILMGWFTDVDHNNPVSWPVSIEGDTTLYAYIVVRDTFTYTIQIYQKNVGADTYALFDTREGAVSEGSKYAEFTALFEGFNYDHSLPANYTTVDAVDESTIRLYYVRATSSQTVTFSEAIQEGDVPAGWVRAGNGLSMSKTVEYQESLTLPVLSKTGYRQNWTVNGNAYAQATYVFSSVTLTGSTYSLDAIVIQSSFQINEYTLTLSTLRGSFPSNGASVVHISVEYNSVISAYVETPVATGYYVTGWKHAGVAFDVDSLMPAEDLELNAVWTPITYTVAFNSNGGSGSMAPIVATYDTPFNMPQCSFTYSGHDFVSWNGANDGSGTSFDAGQSVRNLTAVNGSTVNIYAIWEISIIVIAIPEAIDHIYDGQLQVGVAVGDGYDISGQNSQRDVGEYVAVVSLLDGYEWSDGTNADKNITWHISARHVYVIADSAVFANDGSTHTASGFTVIGLVPTHVLTATMTAGSRISDVGACSNVIDAVTIVDSESHNVAGNYTIHRVNGMLSVSEPIFSSVTVGVEPEDLGMGAVRTVVSAVEDNTAWVLLALALVSIPAAAIIRRRCF, from the coding sequence ATGAACAATTCCAGTGACAGTGTTGCGGACGGATACACCCATGAAGTCACGTACTACCGCAACCAAAACGCCAACGATAACGTCACAGTTACGGTATCGTACGAGGGAATCATCGCCACCGAATACAATCCGGCGTATTGGAAAGGAACGTTCACGGGTGATTTTTCCGATTCGGGAGTGAAACTGGCCACAAATTGGACCCCTCCCAGCGGAACCTACAGGTATGATGGCAAGAACGTAACCCTCAGTAAGGTGTTCGCAGGCTGGTCCACGGTGAGGACTCCGAGCAACGCCAGTCAGATTTACGATCCGGGAGATGTCATCCCTTCTTCCATTGACTGCCTGTATGCTTTCTGGGTGTTCCCGGACACATGGGGCAACGGAAATACTCGCAATGCCACCGTGTCATACGATTCCGATAAGACTAGGCATGCCGGCGAGTCCAGTGTATATGATTTCATCGACCCCATGTATGTCCGTCAGTATCATTTCTCGGGGAACGTATCTTTAGGCAACATCACTTTCAAGACGGGAACGTACAGGACTTATGCGGCCTACTCCAATCCGAATTCGTTCTCCCCCATCGAACTGACCATCGGGGGCAAGATATCACTCGGCGGCAATGCGATAGTAGACAACGTGGTTTTGAAGTCCAAGTCAGACCCTCAGTTCTCAAACAACCACGGAAACGATACCAGGTACGGGTTCTTCGCCTGCGGCCACAAGCTGATCATGGGCTCCGGACTGACTAGCAGCAATATGACGTTGAACGATATGACCATCACGGGCCCCCAGGTGTACGGAGGTGGGCCCGAAGACATCACCCAAGCTGCAGTTACCGGCAAGGAGATAGTGTCCGGGTATTATACATCGGAGTCGCAGGATCAGAGCAGCCTCTATGGCCTCACGGTGAATCTCGGCACCTTTGTCATCATCCACAGCGGAGTATATGCGAACGTTATCGGGGGAGGCAGCTCGACGATAGGATCGTCCGGGAATCCGCTGTCCACATATCTTGTCTTGAAGGGCGGGACCGTTCTAGATACACTGTGCGCGGGGAACGTTCCGCTGGGAAAGACCATTTACGGTGCTGCCTATGCCAGTTACGATCTTGCGCCCGTGACGGCGAGGCAGGGCGGCACATTCCTCTACATCATCGGGGCTACGACGCCTGGAGACACATGGTCATCAGCGGCAGTCGGGCATTCCGAAGACTACGGGGTACAAATCAGGGAAGCGGCCGCAGTTGTCGGGGGAAGTACCCAGGCGGAGGTCATCGGGTCGACCCACGTATTCCTTTCCGGAACCGCGTCTGTCTGGGATGCCCAGGGAGGAGGCAGGTCTGGAACTTATTCCCTGACTACATTCGGCTACATCGAGGCATCGGGTTCCGCAATAGTCCGTCACGCCATGTGCGGAGGGTTGACCGACGGAAAGGAGAATGCGACCGCGACAAGGGTCATCGGCACACAGGTCGTGGCCACGGACGGCATCAGGATCGGTATGCTCTGCGGAGCGGGTTTCGATGTCTGGAGGCTCCCCTCGATGCTGATGTACGAGAGCAAGAGCATCGATGTCATTGTAGACGGCGGGACCATCGGGTTCGTCTACGGAGGGGGTTTCAGAGGAACGGTGGGTTCTCCTGGGAACGACCTCGATATCAACGTGACCATCAGCGGGGGAACGGTCCAATACGACGTGTTCGGCGGGGGCCGCGGAGGGCTGGAGAAGGTAGTCCTGAAGCCTGACGGGAGTCTGTACAAGCACGGAAAGGCTTACGCAGACACAACGGGTGCGTCCGTTTGTTATGCAGACATCAACGTGACCATCAGCGGCGGCACCGTCAATGGCGACGTTTACGGCGGCGGGGAATCGATTGCGCCTTTGAAGACCTACAAGGGTGAGGAGTTCCCTGCCAGCAGCATCCGTACCGTGGTCGCCGAGGTTTACGGAACGGTCACCGTGACCGTTGGCGACGGTGCCACCGTTAACGGGGGCGTCTACGGTGCAGGGAAGGGAATCAAGCTCGATGATTCGGGGAATGTGATCCCTTCATACGTCAATGCCGCGGGACAGGTTGTCGAATCCGATTATTACTCTAAGGTCATTCTAGCGACCGATAGCGGCTTCATTTTCAACGACTGGTTTGCAAAGGCTACTAGCGACGACATGACCATCGAATACTACTCCCTGTCGGACCTTGCCGAATCGGCGGAGGATCTCGGCAATCCCGAACTCGTTGACTGTCTCCTTGACTATGCCAAGGCCAACAACGACTGTACCGTGACAGTCAACGGGGGAAGTATTTCACACAGCGTCTACGGCGGCGGAGGAATGGGACTGGTATCCGCTGACACATCCGTGGTCATTAACGGCGGGGAGATAGGCGGAGACGTCTTCGGAGGCGGTCTCGGAGCACCGGACAGGACATCAGTCAGCGGGAACGCCTCCGTGCTAGTCGCCGGAGGGACCATACACGGAAGCGTGTACGGGGGATCCGCATACGGCCTCGTCATCGGCAACATCGCGGTGACCATTAACGGAGGAACCGTGGAGGGGGCGGTCTACGGAGGAGGACTCGGAACGCTCAACAGCACGTCTGTGAGAGGCAACAGAAACATCACCCTGAGGGGTGCAAGGATATCCGGTTCCGTGTACGGCGGTTCCTCCCTCGGAACCGATTACGGAGATTCCGTGCTGATAGTCGTGTCCGGCAACATCGGCATGTCTCTCTACGGAGGAGGATTCAAGGGGACGACCAACGGAAGCTCCTTCATCTATGTCGGGTACACCGATGCAGGGGTCTCCGAATACTTCGGAGAGCGTCTAGACCTGACCATCGGGCAATCGGTGTACGGCGGAGGAGATATCGGACAGCTCGGAGACGGACAGCAGCCGTTTGATCCCAGCAAGCACATATTCACCGGGAACTCCACCATCAATATCTGCGCTTCGTACCTCAACATCTCCTTCACCGGAAGTATATTCGGAAGCGGGAACTCCTGCATCATCGACGGAACCTCCAGCATTCAGGTGAAGGATCTCAACCTCCCGGCGAGGATGGAATCCATTCACCGCGCGAATACCGTCTTGATATGGTCATCCACCCTTTCCCTCTCCGGAAGGGAGTGTTCCGACGGAACAAACACCAGATACAGTTTCTATGACATCGGAAGCCTTAGCATCAGGGACGGGACCACCCTGTACCTCTATGCCCAGATGGAGAAGATCCTGGGATACAACAGTCTGGGGGTCGACGGAAACCCGTCTGTGTCCTCGTCACCGTCCAACCGTGTGGTCATCTGCGACGGAACGGTCTTCGTCATAAAGAGTACGGGCAACAGCGGCGTCACTTACAACAACGTTACCGGATACACAACCCTGTCCCTGATGAACACCGAGTCCTACTATGGTGCATATGCCATCGGAGGGGTCGCATCCACCGGAGGTTTCGTTATCGAACGCCAGGGTTCGTACACGGTCGCGGATACGATGTTCTCGGCATCATGCAGATGCTGGTTCCTCTCCGGAACCATCCAGATAACCCAATCCGTCGTGACCGATGCGAACGACGGTACCGCATCCACGTTCCTCACGATGCCGAAGGTCTCCCAGAGCACTGGTGTCAGATTCGTTAGCGGTTATTTCGCGCCGAATTCCTCCTCTTACCACCTGGTCGACGATATCGGCGGCCAGGGCGAGGGATATTTCAGCGTTAACGTGGGGTCTGACGATACAGAGGGGTATGTCACATTCGATTCCGCCTCGGGAGTGATGGTCCCCCAGAACATCAACTCGTCCACCTGCATAGACGATGCATTCAGCGCATACATCCAAAATCCCAGCCAGGAATACACGACGGATCTCCAGGCGTACATAGGACTATCCGTGGAAGGTACCACATACGGTGTGAACCTCTACGTGGGTTACGTAATGGTCTACTTCCAGGAGATCACCATGGTGGACTATACCGATTCGGAGGGCCTCACCCAGCACATGGTGGTCGTCCAGAACAGGTGCGAGGCCAAGATCGACATTTACACGTCAGGTTCCGCATTGGTCGATGGCAAGCCGAACATCAAGAGCACAATGGATCTGGAGATCACCACCATATCGGGCTCCGGTTCCACCAACGTGATTCTTCCCCAGGGTCTTGTGGGATACGATGTGACCGTCAGGAGCCTGTCGTACACAGGCAGCACGTTCCCCATATCCGTCGCGTCCGTCAAGAACGATTTCAGTTCCGTCGGTTGGAACAGCCTCCTCCAGCGTCAGTATTCCAGCGCAGCCGTGGGAATCAACGAGTCCATAGGTACCACTCTCGGTGCGTACATGGCGACAATCCAGTTCTCCGTTTCCAATCTGGAGGGTTCGGAGATCAAGCAATGCACGTTTGTGATGAAGGTCGAGAAGGGCGGGGTTTACAAGGAGTTCACAGTGAACATCTCGGTGAAGGTCTCCGATCCGATCAAGATCACGTTCTACGACAGATATGACGGCGGGAACCACTTCTCCAGGGACTTCACCTACGGTACGGTGATATCCGGCGGAGACTGTCCCGCAACATCGGATAACTTCGTAGGATGGTACCAGGACAGTTCGTTCAACAATCCGTATAATTTCAACACCCCCCTCACAGCCCCCATCACTCTGTATGCCAGATATGCGTTCAGCGTCACATTCAACAACATGAACGGAACCTCCTCCATGGTTTACATCGAATCCGAGGGCACCACTCTGAGCACCCCACGTCCAGATCCGACCTGGGTGGGATACGAGTTCCAGGGATGGTACACAACACTCGACGGCAACGTCAAGTGGAACTTCAGCGACGACCTAATTCCCGGCGCGGACACCATAAACGGAGATGTGGTAATTTACGCCCACTGGAACGGTCTTCCGATCAAGGTCAGGTTCCAGTACGACCCCAACTTCGGAGTAGGAACCAGGGGAACGGCAGACCTGGAGGTCAACGACGAGGTACTCATCGATACCGTTCTTATAGGAGGCACCTTCGGGGCGGCGGACAGTCATAACGATTTCATACAGTACGCGACCGATGCTATGGAAGCCCTCATATCGGAGTCCAACAACGTCAACAACGTCAGGTTCATACGCTGGCAGGTATGGTACGATGACGCCCCGGTCTTCCAGGTGTACGATGATACGGAGGTCCCCACCAACATATCGTCATACCTGCAGGCGTTCCCGGACGGACAGGCGTACCTGGTCCTGTATGCCGACCTGCAGTCCACCGCAATCACGGTCATAATGGACAAGAACGGGTGTTACATCAAGGGAGAGACCGACTACTCCAGTTCCATCGAGATCGTGGCCCCCACTGTCCATCTCGAATACCCGGTGGGTAACGATCCGGAGGACCTGCATTATACGTTCTTCGGTAACAATGCAACCTGTTCCCAGGGGTTCCGCCTGATCGGATGGTGCACTACGCACCGTGTTAACGATGATGGCGCCGTGTTCGTACCTATCGACACGGAATGGTCCCTGTCTACGAGCTTGTTTGATGAGGAGCACAACACCCTCACGCTGTATGCTATATGGGAGGAGATCGACTACACTATGAACATCGTCTCCCCGTACGGCGGAGCAATCACGGTGTTCGACGAACACGGGGCCCGTGTAGTGGAGACCACTCTGACCGTTCATTACGGAGACACCTACACCTTGTCCTACGCCCCCGGAGACTCCGGATACATCTTCAACAACTGGTATCTGAACGGGGAGGGCTCTTTCGATGACGCCGTCGGCAATCCGGCGGTCCTCACCGTCACGGGCAACTGTGCGGTTTACGTCCAGCTTACGGGAACGACAAACGTCAGTATCCTAGTCACCCTGAACGGCGGTACGGACGACGGATTGTCCATCTCGTTCGCCAAGGGTTCAGAATACAATTCCCTGACATACTCGGGCACCCAAATCGTCGACGATGTCACTTATTCCAGATATTCCGTAGACACCTCTGTCGGAGTGTTCGGTGTAACCGTCCGCGACGGTCAGGGTGCGTATAACAACGTCGGGACCGTTACCGTCGGATCCACCGGCATCACCAGCGGGCAGATAGTTAACATCGTGACCGTCGACTCCTCGGGAGTCACCGGGGCGCAGTATCTGGATACGCGCATCCCGACATATCTGGCGTACGACGGGTCGTTCTCCTTCTCCGTTCCGGCCCATTACGAATCTGCCGGACTGGCCGCCACCCAGGGCGGATCGCCGGTCATGACGGGAAGCGATGCCCTCGGTTATACGGTCGCATCCGCCCAGAAGCTTGCCATCATCGTCGTGGGAACCATCAGCCCCGAGACCTATACCGTGACGTACAGGGTAGTGGGGGCGAGCGGTACCTTCAGTTTCAGCAATTCCGAGGTCGTTTACCCCTACATCACGGACGTCGATTACGGTGACACCGCATCGGTCATGACGGTCTATGCGAAGGACGGAAATGTGTACCGCGAGGTGAATGTCAGGGCCCAGCTTCAGCCTCAGGACGGTTTCATCCTGATGGGATGGTTCACCGATGTGGATCACAACAACCCCGTATCTTGGCCGGTGAGCATCGAAGGGGACACGACGCTCTACGCATACATTGTGGTGAGGGACACATTCACCTACACCATCCAGATCTACCAGAAGAACGTGGGTGCCGACACATATGCCCTCTTCGACACCCGCGAGGGTGCCGTATCGGAGGGAAGCAAGTATGCCGAGTTCACGGCACTGTTCGAGGGATTCAACTACGACCACTCCCTGCCCGCCAACTACACCACCGTAGATGCCGTCGACGAGAGCACGATCCGCCTCTATTACGTGAGGGCAACGTCGTCCCAGACGGTTACGTTCTCGGAAGCCATCCAGGAGGGGGATGTCCCGGCCGGATGGGTCCGTGCCGGGAACGGGCTGTCGATGAGCAAGACGGTGGAGTATCAGGAATCGCTTACACTGCCGGTGCTGTCCAAGACGGGATACAGGCAAAACTGGACCGTGAACGGGAACGCCTATGCCCAGGCCACCTATGTGTTCAGTTCGGTAACCCTAACGGGTTCCACTTACAGTTTGGATGCGATCGTCATCCAGTCTTCGTTCCAGATAAACGAGTACACCCTAACCCTGTCGACGTTGCGCGGATCATTCCCATCCAATGGAGCATCGGTCGTACACATATCGGTCGAATACAACTCGGTCATCTCCGCATATGTCGAGACCCCGGTCGCGACCGGATATTACGTCACAGGGTGGAAGCACGCCGGTGTAGCGTTCGACGTGGATTCACTGATGCCGGCTGAGGATCTGGAGCTGAATGCCGTATGGACGCCCATAACGTATACAGTGGCCTTCAACTCCAACGGGGGAAGCGGTTCGATGGCGCCCATCGTGGCCACCTATGATACTCCGTTCAACATGCCGCAGTGCTCCTTTACGTACTCCGGGCACGACTTCGTCTCATGGAACGGGGCGAACGACGGATCCGGGACCTCCTTCGATGCAGGCCAATCCGTCAGGAACCTGACGGCAGTCAACGGATCCACCGTGAATATCTATGCGATATGGGAGATTAGCATAATCGTCATCGCCATTCCAGAGGCCATCGACCACATATATGACGGACAGTTGCAGGTGGGAGTAGCCGTGGGAGACGGATACGATATTTCCGGACAGAATTCGCAAAGAGATGTCGGAGAGTACGTTGCGGTAGTTTCGCTTCTGGACGGATACGAGTGGTCCGACGGGACAAATGCCGACAAGAACATAACCTGGCACATTTCGGCCCGTCACGTATATGTCATCGCAGACAGCGCCGTCTTCGCGAATGACGGAAGCACGCACACGGCCAGCGGATTCACGGTCATCGGCCTCGTCCCGACTCATGTCCTTACTGCTACCATGACAGCCGGTTCCAGAATAAGCGACGTGGGCGCCTGCTCCAACGTCATCGATGCCGTCACGATTGTCGATTCCGAGAGCCACAACGTTGCCGGCAACTATACCATCCACAGGGTGAACGGAATGCTGTCGGTGTCGGAGCCTATCTTCAGCTCCGTGACCGTCGGCGTCGAGCCCGAGGACCTCGGAATGGGCGCCGTCCGCACAGTGGTGTCTGCCGTGGAGGACAACACTGCATGGGTTCTTCTCGCTCTGGCACTTGTATCGATTCCCGCAGCGGCAATCATCCGCCGCAGATGTTTCTGA
- a CDS encoding Mg-chelatase subunit ChlI, which translates to MDDAKRALECALSSPHIKTVLIRGGEGSAKTTLARAAAGVSGRKIVNCPLNVTDEQLFGGMDIERTIREGRPVFEPGLLQRADGNILYIDDVNLMDRAMLAGILDSVLTGTVTVERGSISAKYPVDTTLVATMNPNDSDLSSHVLDRFDLCAYPSPEDDRREILRRNAEFNADPKRFSELFSDDENKECQKIERASKIIPLVTVSDELLSVISELCIKVGADGLRGDLAMINCAKALAALNGRDEVMKKDIEEAAVLCLPHRRNYSQPPPEPPEPPEPPEPDDNEQEPPDDDQQQEPPEPPEQEDKDDEEDQNPPEQPPPELPDLEDMMFEIGRQFRVIDYLADRERIPARTKTRKGRRTMAQSADGTGRYARSRIPDGKTSDIAFDATIRAAAPYQKVRHSDKVSVVIEKGDIREKVRERRCGTTLLFLVDASGSLGVRRRMATVKGAILSMLRDSYVKRDRIGLMAFRRDSADMILPPTKSVEYSYKQLEELPTGGKTPLGEALMKVDEYMTAYARCHVGERCFIILVTDGRANVPLQAGADANEEVQKMAEDLKIPSVKWIVVDAASGFPHFDNAERLAEKLGARYFKLEDLDADRFADGVKAAIDS; encoded by the coding sequence ATGGACGACGCGAAGCGCGCACTGGAGTGCGCACTGTCGTCCCCTCACATCAAGACCGTTCTTATCAGGGGCGGCGAAGGCTCTGCCAAGACCACCCTGGCCCGCGCGGCCGCGGGCGTATCCGGGAGGAAGATCGTCAACTGCCCCTTGAACGTCACCGACGAACAGCTCTTCGGCGGCATGGACATCGAGAGGACCATCCGCGAGGGCAGACCCGTTTTCGAACCCGGTCTCCTCCAGCGTGCCGACGGCAACATACTCTACATCGACGACGTCAACCTCATGGACCGCGCCATGCTCGCCGGTATCCTGGATTCCGTCCTCACCGGCACCGTCACCGTGGAACGCGGTTCCATATCTGCAAAATATCCCGTGGACACCACCCTGGTGGCCACCATGAACCCCAACGACAGCGACCTGTCCTCCCACGTCCTGGACAGGTTCGACCTCTGTGCCTATCCATCCCCCGAGGACGACCGCAGGGAGATCCTCCGCAGGAATGCGGAGTTCAACGCCGATCCGAAGAGGTTCTCGGAACTGTTCTCGGATGATGAGAACAAAGAGTGCCAGAAGATAGAAAGGGCATCGAAGATCATCCCTCTTGTGACGGTCTCGGACGAACTTCTCTCCGTCATCTCCGAGCTGTGCATCAAGGTCGGTGCGGACGGTCTCCGCGGAGACCTCGCCATGATCAACTGCGCCAAGGCCCTTGCCGCCCTGAACGGCAGGGATGAGGTGATGAAGAAGGATATCGAAGAGGCGGCAGTCCTCTGCCTTCCCCACCGCCGCAACTACTCTCAGCCCCCTCCGGAACCCCCCGAGCCGCCGGAACCCCCGGAACCCGACGACAACGAGCAGGAGCCGCCTGACGACGATCAGCAGCAGGAACCCCCCGAGCCCCCTGAGCAGGAGGACAAGGACGACGAGGAGGACCAGAACCCCCCAGAGCAGCCTCCTCCCGAGCTTCCAGACCTCGAGGATATGATGTTCGAGATCGGAAGGCAGTTCAGGGTCATCGATTACCTCGCGGACAGGGAGCGCATCCCCGCACGCACCAAGACCCGCAAGGGGCGCCGCACCATGGCCCAGAGCGCCGACGGCACCGGAAGATACGCAAGGTCGAGGATTCCCGACGGCAAGACCAGCGACATCGCCTTCGATGCCACCATACGCGCCGCAGCACCCTATCAGAAGGTCAGGCACAGCGACAAGGTCTCGGTCGTCATCGAGAAGGGCGACATCAGGGAGAAGGTGCGCGAGAGGAGGTGCGGGACCACCCTGCTGTTCCTCGTGGACGCCTCCGGTTCCCTGGGAGTCAGAAGGAGGATGGCCACCGTCAAGGGGGCGATCCTCTCCATGCTCCGTGACAGCTACGTCAAGAGGGACCGCATCGGACTGATGGCTTTCCGCAGGGATTCCGCCGATATGATCCTCCCTCCCACCAAATCCGTCGAATACAGCTACAAACAACTGGAGGAACTCCCCACCGGCGGCAAGACCCCGCTCGGGGAGGCGCTCATGAAAGTGGACGAGTACATGACCGCCTATGCGAGATGCCACGTCGGGGAGAGGTGCTTCATAATCCTCGTCACGGACGGAAGGGCGAACGTACCTCTGCAGGCCGGGGCCGATGCCAACGAGGAGGTCCAGAAGATGGCCGAGGACCTGAAGATTCCGTCGGTCAAGTGGATCGTCGTCGATGCCGCGTCCGGATTCCCACACTTCGACAACGCCGAAAGGCTCGCCGAGAAACTAGGTGCTAGATACTTCAAGCTCGAAGATCTTGATGCCGACCGTTTCGCCGACGGCGTGAAGGCTGCCATCGACTCGTGA